One region of Geminocystis sp. M7585_C2015_104 genomic DNA includes:
- the recN gene encoding DNA repair protein RecN, whose protein sequence is MLIAIRIDNFALVEHLELELGRGLNVLTGETGAGKSIILEAIDVVLGGKAHQRMIRSGANKAVIEATFSLNPQLQSWLQSQEIDCLEDDTLVCSRELIAGKDNFRSRCRLNGILVNKNLLHQLRGLLLEFTAQGETEQLFSAASQRDLLDNYGGEELLIQRQLVSEAFAKRQEALARLQSHRQWERERLQRLDLIGHQIRELASAQLQSPDELTQLETESARLTHVVELQQLAYQAYQLLYQSDCEQVQAAADTLSQAQKILTHMVNYDKQLASILEMIESALNQVTEAAHQLYSYAESLEANPERLEEVEERIRLLRRICRKYGTSLAEVIDYYNKLQQELKVLRDDSQSVEDLEKEYQAAEAQLQQRCRQLSIMRQEAARKLERQLIEQLKPLGMARVQFQCRITPSHPNNTGADEVEFYFSPNPGEALQPLAAIASGGEMSRFLLALKSCFSQSHGYPYPKTLIFDEIDTGVSGKIAQAIADKLHQLSRHHQVLCVTHQPLVAAMADYHFRVEKQLTQSPHTQEIRTVVLVTRLEHEEPRKRELAELTGGNSAQEAMAFADSLLATAARRKTNPSP, encoded by the coding sequence ATGTTAATAGCAATACGCATTGACAATTTCGCCCTGGTGGAACACTTGGAGTTAGAATTGGGACGGGGATTGAATGTCTTGACGGGGGAAACAGGTGCCGGCAAATCTATTATCCTGGAGGCTATTGATGTGGTGTTGGGGGGAAAGGCCCATCAGCGGATGATTCGCAGCGGCGCCAACAAAGCCGTTATCGAGGCTACCTTCTCCCTCAACCCCCAGTTACAATCTTGGTTGCAATCCCAGGAAATAGACTGTCTTGAGGATGATACCCTAGTCTGTAGTCGGGAGTTGATTGCCGGCAAGGATAACTTCCGCTCCCGTTGTCGTCTTAATGGTATCCTGGTAAATAAGAATCTTCTCCATCAACTGCGGGGCCTTCTGTTAGAGTTTACCGCCCAGGGGGAAACCGAGCAATTGTTCTCCGCCGCCAGTCAACGGGATTTATTGGATAACTACGGTGGCGAGGAGTTGTTAATTCAAAGGCAACTGGTATCTGAGGCTTTTGCCAAAAGACAAGAAGCATTGGCAAGACTACAATCCCATAGGCAGTGGGAAAGGGAAAGACTACAACGTTTGGATTTAATTGGCCATCAAATCAGAGAATTGGCTAGTGCTCAGTTACAATCCCCCGACGAGTTGACTCAATTAGAGACAGAAAGTGCACGCCTCACCCACGTGGTGGAATTACAACAATTGGCCTATCAAGCCTATCAGCTACTATATCAAAGCGATTGTGAGCAAGTTCAGGCAGCAGCAGACACTCTCAGCCAAGCCCAAAAAATTCTCACCCACATGGTTAACTATGACAAACAATTGGCTAGTATCCTAGAAATGATAGAATCTGCCCTCAATCAGGTTACAGAAGCCGCACATCAGCTTTACAGTTATGCCGAATCCCTAGAAGCCAATCCCGAGCGTCTGGAGGAAGTAGAAGAAAGAATAAGACTATTAAGGCGGATTTGTCGCAAATATGGCACCTCTCTGGCAGAAGTAATTGATTACTACAATAAACTACAGCAGGAATTAAAGGTTTTGAGGGATGATAGTCAGTCTGTGGAAGACTTGGAAAAAGAATACCAGGCGGCAGAGGCACAGTTGCAACAAAGGTGTCGTCAGCTGAGTATTATGAGACAAGAAGCAGCCAGGAAATTGGAAAGACAGCTAATTGAACAATTAAAACCTTTAGGTATGGCAAGAGTACAATTTCAGTGTAGAATCACCCCCAGCCATCCCAATAACACTGGCGCCGACGAGGTGGAATTCTATTTTAGCCCCAATCCCGGAGAAGCTTTACAACCCCTCGCCGCTATTGCCTCTGGCGGGGAAATGAGTCGTTTTTTATTGGCATTGAAATCCTGTTTTTCCCAGTCTCACGGCTACCCCTACCCCAAAACCCTTATCTTTGATGAAATCGATACCGGCGTTTCTGGTAAAATAGCCCAAGCTATTGCAGACAAACTTCATCAACTCAGTCGTCATCACCAAGTTTTGTGTGTCACCCACCAGCCTCTAGTAGCTGCCATGGCTGACTACCACTTCCGCGTGGAAAAACAGCTGACTCAATCTCCCCACACCCAGGAAATTCGTACTGTGGTGCTTGTAACACGATTAGAACATGAAGAACCTCGCAAGCGGGAACTGGCAGAATTGACAGGGGGAAATTCCGCACAGGAAGCTATGGCTTTTGCCGATTCCCTCCTCGCCACGGCGGCGCGCAGAAAAACAAACCCCAGTCCATAA
- the secG gene encoding preprotein translocase subunit SecG has translation MTVYQIVHAIWLISAVFLIILVLLHSPKGDGIGGIGGQAQLFTSAKTAEAALNRVTWILGTTFVLMTVVLSAGWVK, from the coding sequence ATGACAGTTTATCAGATAGTACATGCCATTTGGTTAATATCAGCAGTTTTTCTGATAATCCTGGTCTTGTTACACTCCCCCAAGGGGGATGGGATTGGGGGGATAGGCGGACAGGCGCAACTGTTTACCAGTGCGAAGACTGCCGAAGCGGCCCTCAACCGTGTTACTTGGATTCTTGGTACTACTTTCGTCTTGATGACGGTAGTATTAAGTGCTGGCTGGGTGAAATAG
- a CDS encoding pentapeptide repeat-containing protein: protein MRKLVGRLGVILLMVSLIMTISPKFVLAASSSAVTSTFESRDLSGEDFSSRNLQSADFTKVKLIKANFSNSDLRGAVFNGVVAEEANFHGADMSNILTYVTSFDGADLTNAILREAIMKRTTFKDAKVDGADFTMAILDKDQVIQLCKRAKGINPVTGASTRQSLGCP, encoded by the coding sequence ATGAGGAAACTAGTAGGCCGTCTTGGTGTTATACTCCTAATGGTGTCCCTGATAATGACAATTAGTCCCAAATTTGTTTTAGCGGCAAGTTCCTCCGCAGTCACCTCCACCTTTGAAAGTAGGGATTTGAGTGGGGAAGATTTCTCTTCCCGTAATCTCCAATCGGCGGATTTTACCAAAGTAAAACTAATAAAGGCCAATTTCAGTAATAGTGACCTGCGGGGTGCCGTTTTTAACGGCGTAGTGGCCGAGGAGGCCAATTTCCATGGCGCCGACATGAGCAATATATTAACTTATGTTACCAGTTTTGACGGGGCCGACCTAACAAATGCCATACTGCGGGAGGCCATCATGAAGCGCACCACCTTCAAGGATGCTAAAGTGGACGGTGCCGACTTTACTATGGCCATATTAGACAAAGATCAGGTCATCCAGCTATGTAAACGGGCGAAGGGCATTAATCCCGTCACGGGCGCTAGCACCCGTCAATCCCTGGGCTGTCCATAA